From a single Osmerus eperlanus chromosome 8, fOsmEpe2.1, whole genome shotgun sequence genomic region:
- the chga gene encoding chromogranin-A produces MIARGCFIFTILATCVVSWPVPESRLENEDVKVMKCIVEALADVLSRPQNLPVRQECVDTLRRDERLVSILRHHNFLKELQNIALQGPNGNTEQQSDITADHVTRTPQPTEDVADRSMLEALGGPGERSILADKRTTAGGREEESTEKNEESQEGNEIRRDEEESDEDEKPDNRISDSMNEEENRENGELVEKKREDEGKEEDDEEEGLELKRQTSEEDSEEDRSQEDDVKQDHKGAASTEKQDAAEKKSVTSAEEEEKRSRMFLSDGTESEKKGDREAEEEEEEESADDSKHWSRKSELAPMKKRPEEEEGPEVRSLEVRDPQEVPHHSKEVVGEEGEEKEQRSPEVKELQMMARRIPTEKGAEEEEGSAIRKTEDPEIASLAALESELENVAQKLHELRQG; encoded by the exons ATGATTGCAAGAGGATGCTTCATTTTTACAATTTTGGCTACTTGCG TTGTGTCATGGCCAGTGCCTGAAAGTCGCTTGGAGAATGAAGACGTCAAG GTGATGAAGTGCATTGTGGAGGCGTTGGCTGATGTGCTATCGAGGCCACAGAATTTACCGGTTCGCCAAGAGTGTGTGGACACACTGAGGAGAG atGAAAGGCTTGTTTCCATCCTACGCCATCACAACTTCCTCAAAGAGCTCCAGAACATTGCCCTCCAAG GTCCCAATGGAAACACTGAGCAGCAGAGTGACATCACAGCTGATCATGTGACCAGGACACCGCAGCCCACAGAGGATGTTGCAG ATCGATCGATGCTGGAAGCGCTGGGTGGACCAGGGGAGAGGTCTATCCTTGCAGACAAAAGGACAACagcaggaggtagagaggaggaaagcaCCGAGAAGAATGAAGAGTCACAGGAGGGCAACGAGataaggagagatgaagaggagagcgACGAGGACGAGAAGCCCGACAATCGCATCTCTGACTCCATGaacgaggaggagaacagggagaaCGGGGAACTGGTTGAGAAGAaacgagaggatgaggggaaagaggaagatgacgaggaggagggactGGAGTTGAAGCGCCAGACCTCCGAGGAGGATTCAGAGGAAGATCGAAGCCAGGAAGACGATGTGAAACAGGACCACAAAG GTGCCGCATCAACTGAAAAGCAAGATGCAGCAGAGAAGAAGTCGGTGACctctgcagaggaggaggagaaaagatcCAGAATGTTCCTCAGTGACGGCACCGAGTCAGAAAAGAAGGGTGACAGGGaagcggaggaggaagaggaggaggagagcgccgACGACTCGAAGCACTGGAGCAGAAAGAGTGAGCTGGCGCCAATGAAGAAAAGGCCTGAAGAAGAAGAGGGGCCTGAAGTGAGGTCGCTGGAGGTCAGAGATCCACAGGAAGTGCCCCACCACTCaaaggaggtggtgggagaggagggggaagagaaagagcaaAGGAGCCCTGAGGTGAAGGAGCTTCAGATGATGGCACGAAGAATACCAACGGAGAAAGGagctgaagaggaagaaggcagTGCGATCAGGAAGACAGAG
- the LOC134024775 gene encoding H-2 class II histocompatibility antigen, A-K alpha chain-like translates to MFGCFDSGDFQVVMEVDGDEVFYVDFKKKEAMWTVPHFQNFKYAKFRQLVYQYSELSRTFCHTNLIQERNWAASFPPNLKAPGSTIGKKEKEKPKEKIELESENTLICFVNDFFPPSINVKWTKNNVELTEGSLGRYHPNKDGTFFQVSTLTFTPQDGDVYACTVEHPALESPRTRFWEVEVNESSACPAVFCGVGLTLGLLGVAAGTFLLVKQPQSNQGA, encoded by the exons ATGTTTGGATGCTTTGATTCAGGTGATTTTCAGGTTGTTATGGAGGTAGATGGGGATGAGGTGTTCTATGTAGACTTCAAAAAAAaggaggcaatgtggacagtcCCTCACTTCCAAAATTTTAAATATGCTAAGTTTAGACAATTAGTTTACCAATATAGTGAACTGAGCAGAACATTTTGCCATACCAACTTAATCCAGGAGAGAAACTGGGCTGCCTCCTTCCCACCAAACCTCAAAG CACCTGGAAGCACCAttgggaaaaaagaaaaagaaaaacccaAAGAAAAAATTGAGCTGGAGTCAGAAAACACCTTAATTTGCTTTGTGAATGAtttcttccctccatccatcaaCGTGAAGTGGACCAAGAATAACGTGGAACTGACAGAGGGGTCATTGGGTCGTTATCACCCTAACAAAGATGGAACGTTCTTCCAGGTTTCCACCCTTACTTTTACCCCTCAGGATGGAGACGTCTATGCCTGCACTGTGGAGCACCCAGCCTTGGAGAGCCCCCGAACCCGATTCTGGG aggtggaggtgaatgagTCCAGTGCATGTCCAGCTGTGTTCTGTGGAGTGGGTCTGACTCTGGGGCTTTTAGGAGTGGCAGCCGGAACATTTCTCCTTGTAAAACAACCACAGTCAAATCAGGGTGCTTGA
- the LOC134024771 gene encoding rano class II histocompatibility antigen, A beta chain-like isoform X1 has product MSNLSSKRLLLLFIFPSLFGHARSSNGYFSLTNAWCQIPSRDAKDMEYILEYHFNGKLLLMYNSTKKKYTGYTPKAVLVAAQWSGTYDILMRESDKDLLCKSNAAAVWDTIRMITAEPDVQLWSVKPFSSGHPNMLVCSAYDFYPKQIKVTWLKDGQHWTSDVTSTEELSNLDWTYQLHTYLEYVPKPGERITCMVEHASLARPKLYDWDPLPESETNKIIVGICGLLLGIVCVAAGLIKYKLKSTGEDIFYSIFLILNNHLFALVSSQNSFILCCTLIVYIYMVIRSTTFSLATPTVTRARAFKHKPLKGI; this is encoded by the exons ATGTCTAACCTTTCTTCTAAACGCCTGCTGCTCCTGTTCATCTTCCCCTCACTGTTCGGACATG CGCGCTCCTCGAACGGATATTTCTCCCTCACAAATGCTTGGTGTCAAATACCGTCAAGAGACGCAAAGGATATGGAGTACATACTTGAGTACCATTTCAATGGCAAGTTGCTGCTGATGTATAACAGTACTAAAAAAAAGTACACAGGTTATACCCCCAAAGCAGTACTTGTGGCTGCTCAATGGTCCGGCACTTATGATATTCTgatgagagagagcgataaaGATCTATTATGCAAATCTAACGCTGCTGCAGTCTGGGACACAATAAGGATGATTACAG CCGAGCCCGACGTCCAGCTGTGGTCAGTGAAGCCTTTCAGCTCTGGACATCCTAACATGCTGGTGTGCAGTGCTTACGACTTTTACCCCAAACAAATCAAAGTGACATGGCTCAAGGACGGACAGCATTGGACCTCAGATGTCACCTCCACAGAAGAGTTGTCCAATCTGGATTGGACCTACCAGTTACACACCTACCTGGAATACGTGCCCAAACCTGGAGAGCGAATCACTTGTATGGTGGAGCACGCTAGCCTTGCTAGGCCCAAGCTTTATGACTGGG ACCCCTTGCCTGAATCAGAGACAAATAAAATAATAGTTGGGATTTGTGGTCTGCTGCTTGGAATAGTATGTGTGGCTGCAGGACTGATTAAGTACAAACTCAAATCTACTGGTGAGGACATATTTTATTCAATATTTCTTATTTTAAATAATCATTTGTTTGCCCTAGTGTCTTcacaaaatagttttattttatgttGTACTCtaattgtatatatatatatggtaatAAGGTCAACAACATTTAGTTTGGCAACTCCGACAGTAACAAGAGCAAGAGCATTTAAACATAAACCTCTAAAAGGAATTtaa
- the LOC134024771 gene encoding rano class II histocompatibility antigen, A beta chain-like isoform X2, whose amino-acid sequence MSNLSSKRLLLLFIFPSLFGHARSSNGYFSLTNAWCQIPSRDAKDMEYILEYHFNGKLLLMYNSTKKKYTGYTPKAVLVAAQWSGTYDILMRESDKDLLCKSNAAAVWDTIRMITAEPDVQLWSVKPFSSGHPNMLVCSAYDFYPKQIKVTWLKDGQHWTSDVTSTEELSNLDWTYQLHTYLEYVPKPGERITCMVEHASLARPKLYDWDPLPESETNKIIVGICGLLLGIVCVAAGLIKYKLKSTAGRVLVPAS is encoded by the exons ATGTCTAACCTTTCTTCTAAACGCCTGCTGCTCCTGTTCATCTTCCCCTCACTGTTCGGACATG CGCGCTCCTCGAACGGATATTTCTCCCTCACAAATGCTTGGTGTCAAATACCGTCAAGAGACGCAAAGGATATGGAGTACATACTTGAGTACCATTTCAATGGCAAGTTGCTGCTGATGTATAACAGTACTAAAAAAAAGTACACAGGTTATACCCCCAAAGCAGTACTTGTGGCTGCTCAATGGTCCGGCACTTATGATATTCTgatgagagagagcgataaaGATCTATTATGCAAATCTAACGCTGCTGCAGTCTGGGACACAATAAGGATGATTACAG CCGAGCCCGACGTCCAGCTGTGGTCAGTGAAGCCTTTCAGCTCTGGACATCCTAACATGCTGGTGTGCAGTGCTTACGACTTTTACCCCAAACAAATCAAAGTGACATGGCTCAAGGACGGACAGCATTGGACCTCAGATGTCACCTCCACAGAAGAGTTGTCCAATCTGGATTGGACCTACCAGTTACACACCTACCTGGAATACGTGCCCAAACCTGGAGAGCGAATCACTTGTATGGTGGAGCACGCTAGCCTTGCTAGGCCCAAGCTTTATGACTGGG ACCCCTTGCCTGAATCAGAGACAAATAAAATAATAGTTGGGATTTGTGGTCTGCTGCTTGGAATAGTATGTGTGGCTGCAGGACTGATTAAGTACAAACTCAAATCTACTG CTGGAAGAGTGTTGGTGCCAGCAAGTTAA